A genomic window from Flavobacterium johnsoniae includes:
- a CDS encoding ribonuclease HII has translation MLEKNFSGFILETGTDEAGRGCLAGPVTAAAIILPEHFENQILNDSKQLSEKTRALLRPIIEKEALCFAVTHLFPDEIDEINILNASMKGMQECILKLKHIPEYIIVDGNRAINAKLGLKNTFGRQFTAEEITLLKSIPNKSIIKGDGKYLSIAAASVLAKTYRDEYMDQIHEEFPMYNWKKNKGYPTKEHREAIKKYGTTKYHRMSFRLLPEQLELNFFE, from the coding sequence ATGCTCGAAAAAAATTTCTCAGGGTTTATTTTAGAAACTGGAACCGACGAAGCCGGCCGCGGATGTCTTGCCGGACCAGTTACAGCCGCAGCTATAATTTTACCAGAACATTTTGAGAATCAAATATTAAACGACAGTAAACAGCTGTCTGAAAAAACTAGAGCACTTTTAAGACCAATTATAGAAAAAGAAGCTTTATGTTTTGCGGTTACTCATTTATTTCCAGATGAAATTGATGAAATAAATATCTTAAATGCTTCTATGAAAGGAATGCAAGAATGCATCTTAAAACTCAAGCACATTCCAGAATATATTATTGTAGACGGAAATCGTGCTATAAATGCCAAATTAGGACTTAAAAATACATTTGGAAGACAATTTACTGCTGAAGAAATTACTTTGCTAAAATCTATCCCAAATAAGAGCATTATAAAAGGAGATGGCAAATATTTGAGTATTGCTGCAGCCTCTGTATTAGCCAAAACCTATCGTGATGAATATATGGATCAAATTCATGAAGAATTCCCAATGTACAATTGGAAAAAAAACAAAGGCTATCCGACTAAAGAACATCGAGAAGCAATTAAAAAATATGGTACTACAAAATACCATAGAATGAGTTTTAGGCTTTTACCGGAACAACTCGAATTAAATTTTTTCGAATAA
- a CDS encoding SusC/RagA family TonB-linked outer membrane protein has product MKLNLKWIFFFLTTLSMQLMMAQERNIKGVVTDASGPAPGVNVTVQGTKQGVQTDFDGTYSVKAQTGDVIIFSFIGMEEKRVTVGTSNQIDVSMISASKTLEEVVIVAYGRQKAKSIVGSVATLGSDVLLKQQATNVMTALQGSVAGVNIIAAGGMPGENPTIRIRGVNSINASAEPLIVLDGAPFSGNINSISADQVESMTVLKDASSTALYGSRGANGVILITTKRGKFDSAPKVNFTTTVGFADNAVPLHKRVSTDDYMKLNWEAIRNSNQYVSGQTAATAGVNASNSLISSIGYNPYGVANPVDANGNLVTTNKLWDTDWEGLMLNNAAVRSEHTLSFSGGSSNTRYNFTSNYLSQEGNVVTSKFERINSRLTVDTKINNWMKAGVTMFYSTSKQNFPSQSGSSFQSSIQWIYNVPSVYPVYRHDASGNLVYDGNGNKIFDYGGGVVGQSVNATRPTFNNENAYGSLYMYKVGYDRDNYTANGYLEFDITKDLTFKTNLAYDKYLYDSYNYASNEVGYASSVGGRVTQNRNITTGVNFINSLNYKKTFGKHGFNADLIQEAYQFKIDAMGAQGEGFLPGVYVLGGSTNPTSVSGYVSEERISSYLGRLAYNYDEKYFIEGSFRRDGSSRFNSDVRWGSFYAIGGSWLISQENFLKNSKVISDLKLRGSYGELGNRSTLNSDGTDNYFPYQQLFATGWNEGDNTGVVLGSAVDPLLTWEKNKTTDIGLDFGLFNNRITATVDYYDKKSKDLIYNKPLPGSTGNTGVTTNVGGIRNYGWEFALNTRNIETKNFVWNTNINVSTNKNEITELTQESFINGTKRWAVGKSLYDFYIQEWAGVDPATGYGMWYKDVLGADGKPTGERETTKVYAQATRYDVGKSSLPDFVGGMTNYFRYKNIDLNILFNFSVGSYVYDSSYASLQAGYKSAGRAVSVDALNRWQAPGDITDVPLLLASNNDFNTTSTRFLYKNDYVRLKALNFGYNFPSSLIEKVNLSKLRLYFQGDNLLTFQSHKGIDPEQNFAGTTDSRSYNLRVVSFGLNVEF; this is encoded by the coding sequence ATGAAATTAAACTTAAAATGGATTTTTTTCTTTTTAACAACATTATCAATGCAGTTGATGATGGCGCAAGAAAGAAACATCAAAGGAGTTGTAACGGATGCTAGTGGTCCTGCTCCAGGAGTAAATGTAACTGTTCAAGGTACAAAACAAGGTGTTCAGACTGATTTTGATGGAACATATTCAGTAAAAGCACAAACAGGAGACGTTATCATTTTTTCATTTATAGGAATGGAAGAAAAAAGGGTTACTGTTGGGACTTCAAATCAGATTGATGTAAGTATGATCTCAGCCTCTAAGACTCTTGAGGAAGTTGTGATTGTAGCTTATGGTAGACAAAAAGCAAAGTCTATCGTAGGATCAGTTGCAACTTTAGGTTCTGATGTCCTTCTAAAGCAACAAGCAACAAACGTTATGACTGCATTACAAGGTAGTGTTGCAGGGGTGAATATTATTGCTGCTGGTGGTATGCCAGGTGAAAATCCAACGATTCGTATTAGAGGTGTGAATTCTATTAATGCTTCGGCAGAACCATTAATTGTTTTGGATGGAGCTCCTTTTAGTGGAAATATTAACTCTATTAGTGCTGATCAAGTAGAATCAATGACTGTTTTGAAAGATGCGTCTTCTACTGCATTGTATGGTTCAAGAGGAGCTAATGGTGTAATCTTAATTACTACTAAGAGAGGTAAATTTGATTCAGCTCCAAAAGTGAACTTTACAACAACTGTTGGTTTTGCAGATAATGCAGTGCCTTTGCATAAGCGTGTTAGCACTGATGATTATATGAAATTAAATTGGGAAGCAATTAGAAATTCAAACCAATACGTTAGTGGGCAAACTGCAGCAACAGCGGGTGTGAATGCGTCTAATAGTTTAATATCTTCTATAGGTTATAATCCATATGGAGTTGCTAATCCTGTTGATGCTAACGGTAATTTAGTTACGACTAATAAATTGTGGGATACTGATTGGGAAGGTCTAATGTTGAATAATGCAGCAGTAAGATCAGAACATACTTTATCTTTTTCTGGAGGTAGTTCAAATACAAGATATAATTTTACTTCAAACTATTTGTCTCAAGAAGGAAATGTTGTTACATCAAAATTTGAAAGAATAAACTCTAGATTAACTGTTGATACTAAGATCAATAACTGGATGAAGGCTGGTGTTACAATGTTTTACTCTACATCAAAACAAAATTTCCCTTCACAAAGTGGTTCTAGTTTTCAAAGTTCTATTCAGTGGATTTATAATGTTCCGTCTGTTTATCCAGTATACAGACATGATGCAAGTGGTAACTTAGTTTATGATGGAAATGGAAACAAAATCTTCGATTATGGAGGAGGTGTAGTTGGACAAAGTGTAAACGCGACAAGACCAACTTTTAATAATGAAAATGCATATGGTTCGCTATATATGTATAAAGTAGGATATGATAGAGATAATTATACTGCTAACGGTTATTTAGAGTTTGATATCACAAAAGATTTAACTTTTAAGACTAACTTAGCTTATGATAAGTATCTATATGATTCTTATAATTATGCAAGTAATGAAGTTGGTTATGCTTCAAGTGTTGGAGGACGTGTAACTCAGAACAGAAATATAACAACAGGAGTGAATTTTATTAATAGTTTAAACTACAAGAAAACTTTCGGGAAGCATGGTTTCAATGCAGATTTAATCCAAGAGGCATACCAGTTTAAAATAGATGCAATGGGAGCTCAAGGAGAAGGTTTTTTACCAGGAGTTTATGTTTTAGGAGGTAGTACAAATCCAACATCAGTTTCTGGATATGTTTCAGAAGAGCGTATTTCTAGTTATTTAGGCCGTTTAGCTTATAATTATGATGAGAAATATTTCATTGAAGGTTCTTTCAGAAGAGATGGTTCTTCTAGATTTAATAGTGATGTTAGATGGGGTAGCTTTTATGCTATTGGAGGATCTTGGTTGATTTCTCAGGAAAATTTCCTTAAAAATAGTAAAGTAATTAGTGATTTGAAATTAAGAGGATCTTATGGTGAATTAGGTAACCGTAGTACTCTTAATAGTGATGGTACAGATAATTATTTCCCATACCAACAATTATTTGCGACAGGTTGGAATGAGGGAGATAATACTGGTGTTGTATTAGGAAGTGCAGTAGACCCATTGTTAACTTGGGAAAAAAACAAGACTACAGATATTGGATTAGATTTTGGTTTATTTAATAATAGAATTACAGCTACTGTGGATTATTATGATAAAAAATCAAAAGATTTGATATACAATAAGCCGTTACCAGGATCTACAGGTAATACAGGAGTAACAACAAATGTTGGAGGAATTAGAAATTATGGATGGGAATTTGCTTTGAATACCAGAAATATCGAAACTAAAAATTTTGTTTGGAATACTAACATAAACGTATCTACAAATAAGAATGAAATAACAGAGTTGACTCAAGAAAGCTTTATTAACGGAACTAAACGTTGGGCAGTTGGTAAGTCATTGTATGATTTTTATATTCAAGAGTGGGCTGGTGTAGATCCAGCAACAGGTTACGGAATGTGGTACAAAGATGTTTTAGGTGCTGATGGTAAACCAACAGGTGAGCGTGAAACAACAAAAGTTTATGCTCAAGCAACTAGATATGATGTTGGAAAATCATCTTTGCCTGATTTTGTAGGAGGTATGACGAATTATTTCAGATACAAAAATATTGATTTGAATATTTTATTTAATTTTAGCGTTGGTTCTTATGTATACGATAGTTCTTATGCAAGTTTGCAGGCAGGCTATAAGAGTGCAGGTAGAGCAGTTAGTGTAGATGCGTTAAATAGATGGCAAGCGCCTGGAGACATTACAGATGTGCCATTGTTGTTAGCTTCAAATAATGATTTTAATACAACATCAACTAGATTCTTATACAAAAATGATTATGTAAGATTAAAAGCATTGAATTTTGGTTATAATTTTCCAAGTAGTTTAATTGAAAAAGTTAATTTATCAAAATTACGTTTATATTTCCAAGGTGATAATTTATTGACTTTCCAATCTCATAAAGGGATTGATCCTGAGCAAAACTTTGCTGGAACTACTGATAGTAGATCATACAACTTAAGAGTCGTTTCATTTGGTTTAAATGTAGAATTTTAA
- a CDS encoding RagB/SusD family nutrient uptake outer membrane protein has protein sequence MKKNIISKVVIAFMAMMMLVGCSEEFLDEPKPTEGVPETVIFASRDGVEAFISGIMSRFRGQYTSTDSAGLNSIFFARSVKGNDLIQADNWFGFDYANDNREPTYRRTVFSWNYSFYMVNQANALINGVEKSTALTEADKVELAAYGYALRGFFYHQLVLEFCPTYAAGTSFPAPPIYTELSQTGNPMSTVGEVYDFIVSDLQKAVAGLKDTRLGKTYINKPVANAILAQVYQAMGNKWPEAEAAAKAAYGGNPTAVLNAAQYSTGFDNVDNTEWLWGSANRADQSNYYFNAPASMMDHLTTSYSATYINNDFVNLFSATDVRRRFQRKSAAITSTADFRYWISTKFKFTFEGDNSIIRTPEMILIEAEAKFRQGLTADAHNLLYVLQKNRDVNAVKSTNTGDALLNEILVERRKELYGECGVEWFDAKRLRRAITRTGNHRIGAAANLAVDDKKFFLKIPQAEIDANEFIDGSVNDGR, from the coding sequence ATGAAGAAAAATATTATATCAAAAGTAGTTATTGCTTTTATGGCAATGATGATGTTGGTGGGATGTAGTGAGGAGTTTTTAGACGAACCAAAACCTACAGAGGGTGTTCCGGAGACTGTAATTTTTGCATCACGTGACGGAGTTGAGGCCTTTATTTCTGGTATTATGAGTAGATTCAGAGGGCAATATACATCTACTGATTCTGCAGGATTGAATTCAATTTTCTTTGCTAGATCAGTAAAAGGAAATGATTTAATCCAAGCTGATAACTGGTTTGGTTTTGACTATGCTAATGATAATAGAGAGCCTACATACAGAAGAACAGTTTTTTCTTGGAACTATTCTTTCTATATGGTAAATCAAGCAAATGCATTAATTAATGGTGTAGAAAAAAGTACAGCTCTTACTGAGGCTGATAAGGTTGAATTAGCTGCCTATGGTTATGCATTAAGAGGTTTCTTTTATCATCAATTGGTTTTAGAGTTTTGTCCAACCTATGCTGCTGGTACAAGTTTTCCTGCTCCGCCTATTTATACTGAATTGTCTCAAACAGGTAATCCAATGTCAACAGTAGGTGAAGTATATGATTTTATTGTTTCTGATTTGCAAAAAGCAGTAGCTGGATTAAAAGATACAAGATTAGGAAAAACTTATATTAATAAGCCTGTTGCAAACGCTATTTTAGCTCAGGTTTATCAAGCAATGGGAAATAAATGGCCAGAAGCTGAAGCTGCAGCTAAAGCGGCTTACGGTGGAAATCCAACAGCAGTTTTAAACGCTGCTCAATATAGTACAGGATTTGATAATGTTGACAATACAGAATGGTTATGGGGTAGTGCTAATCGCGCTGATCAAAGTAACTATTACTTTAATGCTCCAGCTTCTATGATGGATCATTTGACAACTTCATATTCTGCAACATATATTAATAATGATTTCGTAAATTTATTTTCTGCTACTGATGTTAGAAGAAGATTTCAAAGAAAGAGTGCTGCAATAACGAGTACAGCTGATTTCAGATATTGGATCTCTACTAAATTTAAGTTTACTTTTGAGGGTGATAATTCAATCATTAGAACTCCAGAAATGATATTGATTGAAGCTGAAGCTAAATTTAGACAAGGTTTAACAGCTGATGCTCATAATTTATTGTACGTTTTGCAAAAAAACAGAGATGTTAATGCTGTGAAGTCTACTAATACTGGAGATGCCTTATTAAATGAAATTTTAGTTGAAAGAAGAAAAGAGCTTTACGGAGAATGTGGTGTTGAATGGTTTGACGCTAAACGTTTGAGAAGAGCTATCACTAGAACTGGTAATCATAGAATTGGTGCTGCTGCAAATTTAGCAGTAGATGATAAAAAATTCTTCTTGAAAATTCCTCAAGCTGAAATTGATGCTAATGAATTTATCGATGGTTCGGTAAACGACGGACGATAA
- a CDS encoding nuclear transport factor 2 family protein translates to MRKIYLLCFLFILNGLFAQKKDKLYPITAYEKAWQEKNSDTRLKMIKSIWLEDSTFEDPSASIKGTAAFNNVINEFYKKFPDAILSSGPKIIKDNYVTWEWKIVDSKNKLIMGGRDFARLNGKGQVSKIIGFWDKDAALSEADLLKNLEADNQKIVTKYYECLFKTRDFDAMATLIEDGATYYQATGLPYGGTFVGFSEWTKMFAKSTEFFELQIEKEPTYFSYASKNEVIIYFTISCKSKKSGKSMSMPISEHFDLKNGKITAVRPFYYDTKQFAEFLKSKK, encoded by the coding sequence ATGAGAAAAATCTACTTATTATGTTTTCTATTTATTCTTAATGGTCTTTTTGCTCAGAAGAAAGATAAATTGTATCCAATTACTGCTTACGAAAAAGCATGGCAGGAGAAAAATAGTGATACTCGATTAAAAATGATTAAATCGATTTGGCTCGAAGATAGTACTTTTGAAGATCCTTCGGCATCGATAAAAGGAACGGCAGCTTTTAATAATGTGATAAACGAATTTTACAAAAAATTTCCAGATGCTATTTTATCATCAGGACCAAAGATTATAAAAGACAATTATGTGACTTGGGAATGGAAAATTGTTGACTCGAAAAATAAGCTTATAATGGGCGGTCGAGATTTTGCAAGATTAAACGGAAAAGGGCAAGTCAGTAAAATTATTGGTTTTTGGGATAAAGATGCTGCTTTGTCTGAAGCTGATCTTCTGAAAAATCTAGAAGCAGACAACCAAAAAATAGTTACAAAGTATTATGAATGCCTTTTTAAAACAAGAGATTTTGATGCAATGGCAACTTTGATTGAAGATGGAGCGACTTACTATCAAGCGACAGGTTTGCCTTACGGAGGAACTTTTGTTGGTTTTAGCGAATGGACTAAAATGTTTGCCAAATCAACAGAATTTTTTGAATTGCAAATAGAAAAAGAACCAACTTATTTTAGTTATGCTTCTAAAAATGAAGTGATTATTTATTTCACGATAAGTTGTAAATCTAAAAAATCAGGAAAAAGTATGTCGATGCCAATTTCTGAGCATTTTGATTTAAAAAATGGAAAAATAACGGCAGTTAGACCTTTTTATTACGACACAAAACAGTTTGCAGAATTTTTGAAAAGTAAGAAGTAA